A genomic segment from Corythoichthys intestinalis isolate RoL2023-P3 chromosome 2, ASM3026506v1, whole genome shotgun sequence encodes:
- the slc6a17 gene encoding sodium-dependent neutral amino acid transporter SLC6A17, translating into MPNNTRVTQLENSSEPVTESVADLLSLEHPMDYKSSQMSMGLSPGSTAPGRALLPSPDPDAEDGRPAWNNKLEYILAQVGFSVGLGNVWRFPYLCQKNGGGAYLVPYFILLLLIGIPLFFLELAVGQRIRRGSIGVWNYVYPRLGGIGVSSLMVCGFVGLYYNVIIGWSIFYFFQSFQYPLPWAECPVHINGTQAIVEPECEKSSATTYFWYRQTLNITSSIDDTGGLNWKMTLSLLVAWILVCLAVIKGIQSSGKVMYFSSLFPYVVLFCFLVRGLLLRGAVDGIAHMFTPKLEKMLEPQVWREAATQVFFALGLGFGGVIAFSSYNKRDNNCHFDAALVSIINFVTSILATLVVFAVLGFKANIMNEKCVVDNAEKILVYLNTSILSKELIPPHVNFSHLTTQDYMEMYGVIKTVKEDNFAQLGLDPCILEDELNKAVQGTGLAFIAFTEAMTHFPASPFWSVMFFFMLINLGLGSMIGTMTGITTPILDAFKIRKEILCVVCCIIAFLLGLLFVQRSGNYFVTMFDDYSAGLPLTVVVILENISVAWIYGTKRFMQDLEDMLGFRPYSFYYYMWRYVSPAVLVVLIVATVIEMAVSPAGYNAWVEAEGSERFHSYPPWALAMAYSLIVVAMLPLPVVFVARHFNLLSDGSNKLSVSYRKGMIKDMSNLEDQDEQRFILGKNPRQAPSPAPSHRPYLGPGGTQEMTNTNYGTSTKTGYQNIGSPESEL; encoded by the exons ATGCCAAACAACACCAGAGTAACCCAGCTGGAGAACAGCAGCGAACCGGTCACTGAGTCCGTGGCGGACCTGCTGTCTTTGGAGCATCCTATGGACTACAAGAGCAGTCAGATGAGTATGGGGCTCAGTCCGGGCTCCACTGCACCAGGAAGAGCCCTGCTGCCCTCTCCAGACCCTGACGCTGAGGACGGGAGGCCGGCCTGGAATAATAAACTGGAGTACATCCTGGCACAGGTTGGCTTCTCAGTGGGCCTAGGGAATGTCTGGAGGTTTCCATACCTGTGCCAGAAGAATGGTGGAG GTGCCTATCTGGTGCCTTACTTCATCCTCCTGCTCCTTATCGGAATCCCATTGTTCTTCCTGGAGCTTGCGGTGGGTCAGAGGATCCGACGCGGCAGTATTGGCGTGTGGAACTACGTGTACCCCAGACTGGGAGGCATTGGGGTTTCTAGTCTGATG GTTTGCGGCTTCGTGGGCCTCTACTACAACGTGATCATTGGATGGAGCATCTTCTACTTTTTTCAGTCTTTCCAGTACCCGCTCCCATGGGCCGAATGCCCGGTCCACATCAACGGAACCCAAGCCA TCGTGGAGCCAGAGTGCGAGAAGAGTTCAGCCACAACTTACTTTTGGTACCGTCAGACGCTGAACATCACCAGCAGCATCGATGACACAGGGGGCCTTAACTGGAAGATGACTCTCTCCCTGCTGGTAGCTTGGATCTTGGTGTGCTTGGCTGTAATCAAAGGCATCCAGTCATCTGGGAAG GTGATGTACTTCAGCTCTCTCTTTCCATATGTGGTGCTCTTCTGCTTCCTGGTGAGAGGTTTGTTGCTGAGGGGCGCGGTGGATGGCATCGCACACATGTTCACACCCAAG CTGGAGAAAATGCTAGAGCCGCAGGTGTGGCGAGAAGCGGCTACACAGGTCTTCTTTGCACTGGGCCTCGGATTCGGCGGGGTCATCGCTTTCTCCAGCTACAACAAGCGGGACAACAACTGCCACTTTGATGCTGCGCTTGTCTCCATCATCAACTTCGTCACGTCCATCCTGGCCACGTTGGTGGTGTTTGCCGTCCTGGGCTTCAAGGCGAACATCATGAACGAGAAGTGTGTCGTGGA TAATGCAGAAAAGATCCTGGTGTACCTCAATACCAGCATACTGAGCAAAGAACTCATCCCTCCTCACGTCAACTTCTCACACCTGACCACTCAAGACTACATGGAAATGTATGGTGTCATTAAGACAGTCAAGGAGGACAACTTTGCCCAGCTTGGCCTTGATCCTTGTATTCTTGAGGATGAACTCAACAAG GCCGTGCAGGGTACCGGTCTGGCTTTCATAGCCTTCACAGAAGCTATGACGCACTTCCCGGCCAGCCCTTTCTGGTCCGTCATGTTCTTCTTCATGCTCATTAACTTAGGCCTGGGAAGCATGATCGGCACTATGACAGGCATCACCACGCCCATTCTTGATGCATTCAAGATTCGCAAAGAGATCCTATGCG TGGTTTGCTGTATTATAGCCTTCCTGTTGGGTCTGCTGTTTGTGCAGCGCTCAGGGAACTACTTTGTCACCATGTTTGATGACTATTCTGCGGGCTTACCACTTACGGTGGTGGTGATACTGGAGAACATCTCTGTGGCCTGGATATATGGAACCAAAAG GTTTATGCAGGACCTGGAGGACATGCTGGGCTTCCGGCCATACTCATTCTATTACTACATGTGGAGGTACGTGTCACCAGCCGTACTGGTGGTACTGATCGTGGCCACTGTCATCGAGATGGCCGTCAGTCCTGCAGGATACAACGCCTGGGTGGAGGCCGAG GGCTCCGAGCGTTTCCATAGCTACCCTCCTTGGGCTTTAGCCATGGCATATTCTCTTATTGTGGTAGCCATGTTGCCATTGCCTGTGGTGTTTGTGGCCCGTCACTTTAACCTGCTGTCGGACGGTTCCAACAAACTGTCTGTGTCTTATCGAAAGGGCATGATTAAGGACATGTCCAACCTGGAGGACCAGGATGAGCAGCGCTTTATTCTCGGCAAGAATCCCCGCCAGGCCCCCTCCCCCGCACCCTCCCACCGTCCGTACTTGGGGCCCGGCGGCACGCAGGAGATGACCAATACCAACTATGGCACCAGCACTAAAACGGGTTACCAGAATATCGGCTCACCGGAATCTGAACTATAA